Part of the Leptotrichia hongkongensis genome is shown below.
TTTACATTGAATAGTTTTTCAACTGCATCTTTTATTTGAAGTTTGTTTGCTCTTCTATCTACTATGAAAACATATTCATTGTTTTCTAATAAATTTCTTGCTTTTTCTGTATTAATTACAGGTTTTTTGATAATATCAGTAATATGCATTATGCTAGCACCTCCTCGATAGTTGCAAGAGCTTCTTTAGTTAAAATTACTTTATCTTGTTTGATTAACCAGTAGATGCTTAAATCTCTTGTATTTATTGCTGCAACTTTTTCAATATTTCTTGTTGATAAATATAAGAAATAATCTCTATCTATATTATCAGCGTCATCACTTGTTACATATAATTGTTTTACACCATCAAAATTTAATGCTTTTGCAAAATTAATAAATGTTTTTGTTTTTGGCGTTTCTAATGCAAAATCATCTAGCACAATTACATTTCCTTCATTAATTTTTGTTGCTAAAGCTGATTTTAAAGCTAATTTTCTAACTTTTTTATTTACTTTTTTAGCATAATTTCTTGGTTTTGGTCCGTGAACTACTCCTCCACCTACCATGTGTGGTGCTCTTGTAGATCCTTGTCTTGCTCTTCCTGTTCCTTTTTGTCTAAAAGGTTTTCTTCCTCCACCTCTTACTTCTGCTCTTGTTTTTGTTGAGGCAGATCCTTGTCTTGCTTCAGCTAATTCTGCTACTAAAACTTCGTGCATTACGTGTTTATTTGGTTCAATTCCAAATATGTCGTTATTTACTTCAATAGTTCCTGCTTGTGAACCGTCTAATTTATATATATTTAAAACTGGCATGTTATCCTCCTCTCTTTCCTATTAATATTTCTTTACCGATTTTTTGATAACTAAATAACCATTTTTTGGTCCTGGAACAGCACCTTTTACTAATAAAAGATTGTTTTCTACATCAAATTTTATAACTTGTAAGTTTTGAACTGTTACTTTTTCAGCTCCCAATCTTCCAGCCATTTTTTTACCTTTTGGCACATTACTGTTTGATGCAGCTCCTCCTGCGTTAGAACCTCCAAGTCTGTGGTTTCTTG
Proteins encoded:
- the rplW gene encoding 50S ribosomal protein L23, with product MHITDIIKKPVINTEKARNLLENNEYVFIVDRRANKLQIKDAVEKLFNVKVEGVNTLNIKPKNKRFRMSMYKTAAIKKAVVKLKDGESITAYEG
- the rplD gene encoding 50S ribosomal protein L4; protein product: MPVLNIYKLDGSQAGTIEVNNDIFGIEPNKHVMHEVLVAELAEARQGSASTKTRAEVRGGGRKPFRQKGTGRARQGSTRAPHMVGGGVVHGPKPRNYAKKVNKKVRKLALKSALATKINEGNVIVLDDFALETPKTKTFINFAKALNFDGVKQLYVTSDDADNIDRDYFLYLSTRNIEKVAAINTRDLSIYWLIKQDKVILTKEALATIEEVLA